A region from the Anoplolepis gracilipes chromosome 2, ASM4749672v1, whole genome shotgun sequence genome encodes:
- the Mat1 gene encoding CDK-activating kinase assembly factor MAT1, giving the protein MDDQACPRCKTTKYRNPSLKMMVNVCGHTLCESCVDLLFLKGSGACPECKIPLRRTNFRVQMFEDSMVEKEVNIRKRILRDFNKKEEDFATLREYNDYLEEIETIIYNLANNIDVAETNKRVEQYKKDNKEQIAKSKSKLGRSEYELEEMIELEKLKEEEKRKEIVREEIETKKKKIREKEALIDELMFSDANAKNIIESFTFTKVQNKKETKAPVKVTQFSTGIKFGNQGNQNYLSVPKIEEGPLYSYTPIRQQIEGPSPPGWREIQTRGYVSHVRSECDVDRAGGFKAHVACLRALQEAMAGLYHNPSQRQAEFTTV; this is encoded by the exons ATGGATGATCAAGCATGTCCACGATGCAAAACCACCAAATATCGAAATCCATCATTAAAAATGATGGTGAATGTTTGTGGTCATACATTATGTGAGAGCTGTGTGGATTTACTGTTTTTAAAAG gtTCTGGAGCCTGTCCGGAATGCAAAATTCCACTGAGGAGAACAAACTTCCGAGTTCAAATGTTTGAAGATTCAATGGTAGAAAAAGAAGTGAATATAAGAAAACGTATTCTgcgagattttaataaaaaagaagaggacTTTGCTACATTAAGGGAGTACAATGATTACTTAGAAGAAATTGAAaccataatatataatttggcaaataatattgatgtagctgaaacaaataaaaggGTAGAGcagtataaaaaagataacaaaGAGCAAATAGCAAAAAGTAAGTCCAAACTTGGCAGAAGCGAGTATGAATTAGAAGAGATGATCGAACTGGAAAAGCTAAAAGAGgaggaaaagaggaaagaaattGTGAGAGAAGAGATAgaaacaaagaagaaaaagattcgCGAGAAAGAAGCTTTGATAGATGAACTAATGTTTTCTGACGCaaatgctaaaaatattattgaatcttTCACTTTTACAAAAGTGCAAAATAAGAAGGAGACAAAAGCTCCTGTTAAAGTTACTCAATTTAGTACGGGAATCAAATTTGGTAATCAAGGAAATCAAAACTATTTATCAGTGCCAAAGATAGAAGAAGGTCCTCTCTATTCTTATACACCCATTCGACAACAAATAGAAGGTCCATCACCACCTGGCTGGCGAGAGATTCAAACTCGTGGATACGTTTCACATGTACGTAGCGAATGTGATGTCGACAGAGCAGGAGGGTTTAAGGCACATGTTGCATGCCTACGAGCATTGCAAGAAGCAATGGCTGGCTTGTACCATAATCCTTCGCAACGACAGGCAGAGTTTACAACTGTATGa